In Panthera leo isolate Ple1 chromosome B3, P.leo_Ple1_pat1.1, whole genome shotgun sequence, a single genomic region encodes these proteins:
- the ACIN1 gene encoding apoptotic chromatin condensation inducer in the nucleus isoform X8, whose amino-acid sequence MLRRKYPSNSGGTRGVLSGNRGVDYGSGRGQLGTFEGRWRKLPKMPEAVGTDPSTSRKMAELEEVTLDGKPLQALRVTDLKAALEQRGLAKSGQKSALVKRLKGALMLENLQKHSTPHAAFQPNSQIGEEMSQNSFIKQYLEKQQELLRQRLEREAREAAELEEASAESEDEMIHPEGVASLLPPDFQSSLERPELELSRHSPRKSSSISEEKGESDDDKPRKGERRSSRVRQARAAKLSECSQAAEEEEDQEAPSRNLRVRADRNLKTEEEEEEEEEEEEDEEEEEDDEGQKSRDVPVLKQFEETEEREEIPRAKPEEVIEERSRTIRFQEQEGLERGGRVTRSQEEARRSHMARHQQEKEMKTVSSLEEEEKEVKILKGFEEKSKSPSPPRLTEDLEKAPLVLQPEQNASEEETPPPLLTKEASSPPSNTQLQSEEEIEPMEGPAPPVLIQLSPHNTDAEARELLISQHTVQLVGGLSPLSSLADTKAESLAEKVPEESVLPLVQKSTLAECSTQKGLETESEKSAQPLPLKIEELAPAKGITEESLKQLSLEQKEGRRASHTLLPSHRLKQSADSSSSRSSSSSSSSRSRSRSPDSSGSQSHSSPRSKQRDGSRARTHTNPRGRSEMDSRSTSESRSRSRSRSASSNSRKSLSPGVSRDSSTSYTETKDPSSGQEVATPPVPQLQVLEPKERTSTSSSIRMRRLSQPEPAEKHVTQRLQPERGSPKKCEAEEAEPPAATQPQTSETQTSHLPESERIHHTVEEKEEVTMDTSENRPENEVPEPPVPIADQVSNDDRPEGSAEDEEKKESLLPKSFKRKISVVSATKGVPAGNSDTEGGQPGRKRRWGASTATTQKKPSISITTESLKSLIPDIKPLAGQEAIVDLHADDSRISEDETERNGDDGTHDKGLKICRTVTQVVPAEGQENGQREEEEEEKESEAEPPIPPQVSVEVALPPPVEHEVKKVTLGDTLTRRSISQQKSGVSITIDDPVRTAQVPSPPRGKISNIVHISNLVRPFTLGQLKELLGRTGTLVEEAFWIDKIKSHCFVTYSTVEEAVATRTALHGVKWPQSNPKFLCADYAEQEERKLRRNHLPSCWMTFSVKPRQLPASIGSR is encoded by the exons ATGTTGAGACGGAAATACCCGAGCAATTCCGGAGGAACCCGAGGAGTTCTGAGTGGTAATCGAGGGGTTGACTATGGCAGTGGGCGGGGTCAGCTCGGTACGTTCGAAGGGCGTTGGCGGAAATTACCGAAGATGCCCGAAGCCGTCGGGACGGACCCGAGTACCTCACGCAAGATGGCGGAGCTGGAGGAGGTGACTCTGGACGGGAAGCCTCTTCAGGCGCTGCGGGTGACCGACCTGAAGGCCGCACTGGAGCAGCGAGGCCTAGCCAAGAGCGGGCAGAAGAGTGCCCTGGTCAAGCGGCTCAAAGGG GCTCTAATGCTAGAAAATTTGCAGAAACACTCAACACCCCATGCTGCATTCCAGCCAAATTCCCAG ATTGGCGAGGAAATGAGCCAGAACAGTTTCATAAAGCAGTATCTGGAAAAGCAGCAGGAGCTACTTAGGCAGCGTCTGGAACGTGAAGCCCGAGAAGCTGCAGAACTTGAAG AAGCTTCAGCTGAGTCGGAGGACGAGATGATCCATCCTGAGGGAGTGGCTTCCCTGCTGCCTCCTGACTTTCAGAGCAGCCTGGAGAGACCAGAGCTGGAGCTCAGCAGACATTCACCCA GAAAAAGCTCCtctatttctgaagaaaaaggtGAATCTGATGATGATAAaccaaggaaaggagaaagacgATCATCCAGGGTCAGACAG gcaagAGCAGCTAAACTCTCTGAGTGCAGCCAGGctgctgaggaggaagaggaccaAGAGGCACCTTCCAGAAATCTACGGGTCAGAGCAGATCGAAATTTGAAAacggaggaggaagaagaagaggaggaggaagaggaggaagatgaggaagaggaagaagatgatgaGGGACAAAAATCTAGGGATGTACCAGTCCTGAAACAGtttgaggaaacagaagagagggaagagatacCCAGAGCAAAACCAGAGGAGGTGATAGAGGAGAGATCCCGAACCATAAGATTCCAGGAACAGGAGGGgttagagagaggagggagagttACAAGGTCCCAGGAGGAGGCCAGAAGAAGTCATATGGCCAGACATCAGCAggagaaagagatgaaaacagtttcttctcttgaggaggaagaaaaggaagtaaaaattttaaaaggcttcGAGGAAAAATCAaaatccccttcccctcctcgaCTGACTGAAGATCTGGAGAAGGCCCCTCTTGTGCTACAACCAGAGCAAAATGCCAGTGAGGAGGAAACTCCCCCACCTTTACTTACCAAGGAAGCATCTTCTCCACCATCTAATACACAACTCCAGagtgaagaagaaatagagcCCATGGAAGGCCCAGCTCCTCCTGTCCTCATTCAGCTGTCTCCTCATAATACAGATGCTGAGGCCAGGGAGCTATTAATATCTCAGCATACTGTCCAGTTGGTGGGAGGCCTGTCTCCTTTGTCCAGTCTTGCAGACACCAAAGCAGAATCTCTAGCAGAGAAAGTGCCAGAGGAGAGTGTCCTGCCTCTAGTTCAGAAAAGCACACTAGCTGAATGCTCAACCCAGAAGGGTCTTGAAACTGAGTCAGAAAAATCTGCTCAACCACTCCCTCTAAAAATTGAGGAATTAGCACCGGCCAAAGGGATCACTGAGGAATCTCTGAAACAGCTGTCTTTGGAACAGAAGGAAGGCAGAAGGGCTTCTCATACTCTTCTCCCAAGCCACAGATTGAAACAGTCAGCTGACTCATCCTCAAGCCGgtcctcctcttcatcctccagTTCTAGATCAAGATCCCGCTCTCCTGACAGCTCAGGCTCTCAATCTCACTCATCTCCAAGATCCAAGCAGAGAGATGGATCTCGGGCACGTACTCACACCAACCCTCGTGGTAGATCTGAGATGGACTCCAGATCAACGTCAGAGTCCAGGTCACGTTCCCGTTCCCGTTCCGCGTCAAGCAACAGCAGAAAA TCTCTGAGCCCTGGAGTCTCCAGAGACAGCAGCACCAGCTACACTGAAACCAAAGATCCCTCTTCTGGTCAGGAGGTTGCAACTCCACCAGTGCCACAACTGCAGGTCCTTGAGCCAAAGGAGAGGACTTCCACCTCATCCTCTATTCGAATGAGGCGTTTAAGCCAACCTGAGCCAGCCGAAAAGCATGTGACCCAGAGGTTACAACCTGAGCGG GGGAGCCCAAAGAAGTGTGAAGCTGAAGAGGCAGAGCCACCAGCTGCCACACAGCCCCAAACCTCAGAGACCCAGACTTCTCACCTACCAGAATCAGAAAGGATTCATCACACTGT tgaggagaaggaggaagtgaCCATGGACACAAGTGAAAACAGACCTGAAAATGAGGTTCCAGAACCCCCCGTGCCTATTGCAGACCAAGTCAGCAATGATGACCGCCCAGAGGGCAGTGCCGAAgatgaggagaagaaagag AGCTTGCTGCCCAAATCATTCAAGAGGAAGATCTCCGTTGTCT CAGCTACCAAGGGGGTGCCAGCTGGAAACAGTGACACAGAGGGGGGCCAGCCTGGTCGGAAGCGGCGTTGGGGAGCCAGCACAGCCACCACACAGAAGAAGCCCTCCATCAGTATCACCACTGAATCACTCAAG AGCCTCATCCCCGACATCAAACCCCTGGCGGGGCAGGAGGCTATTGTGGATCTTCATGCTGATGACTCCCGAATCTCTGAGGATGAGACAGAGCGTAATGGTGACGATGGGACACATGACAAGGGGCTGAAAATATGCCGGACTGTCACCCAG GTAGTACCTGCCGAAGGCCAAGAGAatgggcagagggaagaagaggaagaagagaaggagtcGGAAGCAGAACCCCCTATACCTCCCCAGGTTTCAGTAGAGGTGGCCTTGCCCCCTCCTGTGGAGCACGAAGTAAAGAAAG TGACTTTAGGAGATACCTTAACTCGACGTTCCATTAGCCAGCAAAAGTCTGGAGTTTCCATTACAATTGATGACCCAGTCCGAACTGCtcaggtgccctccccaccccggggCAAGATCAGTAACATCGTCCACATCTCCAATTTG GTGCGTCCCTTTACTTTAGGCCAACTAAAGGAATTGTTGGGACGGACAGGAACTCTGGTGGAAGAGGCCTTCTGGATTGACAAGATCAAATCTCACTGCTTCGTAACG TACTCAACAGTAGAGGAAGCAGTTGCCACCCGCACAGCTCTACATGGGGTCAAGTGGCCCCAGTCCAACCCCAAATTCCTTTGTGCTGACTATGCTGAGCAAGAGGAG AGAAAGCTCAGGAGGAACCACCTGCCAAGCTGCTGGATGACCTTTTCCGTAAAACCAAGGCAGCTCCCTGCATCTATTGGCTCCCGCTGA
- the ACIN1 gene encoding apoptotic chromatin condensation inducer in the nucleus isoform X4: MLRRKYPSNSGGTRGVLSGNRGVDYGSGRGQLGTFEGRWRKLPKMPEAVGTDPSTSRKMAELEEVTLDGKPLQALRVTDLKAALEQRGLAKSGQKSALVKRLKGALMLENLQKHSTPHAAFQPNSQIGEEMSQNSFIKQYLEKQQELLRQRLEREAREAAELEEASAESEDEMIHPEGVASLLPPDFQSSLERPELELSRHSPRKSSSISEEKGESDDDKPRKGERRSSRVRQARAAKLSECSQAAEEEEDQEAPSRNLRVRADRNLKTEEEEEEEEEEEEDEEEEEDDEGQKSRDVPVLKQFEETEEREEIPRAKPEEVIEERSRTIRFQEQEGLERGGRVTRSQEEARRSHMARHQQEKEMKTVSSLEEEEKEVKILKGFEEKSKSPSPPRLTEDLEKAPLVLQPEQNASEEETPPPLLTKEASSPPSNTQLQSEEEIEPMEGPAPPVLIQLSPHNTDAEARELLISQHTVQLVGGLSPLSSLADTKAESLAEKVPEESVLPLVQKSTLAECSTQKGLETESEKSAQPLPLKIEELAPAKGITEESLKQLSLEQKEGRRASHTLLPSHRLKQSADSSSSRSSSSSSSSRSRSRSPDSSGSQSHSSPRSKQRDGSRARTHTNPRGRSEMDSRSTSESRSRSRSRSASSNSRKSLSPGVSRDSSTSYTETKDPSSGQEVATPPVPQLQVLEPKERTSTSSSIRMRRLSQPEPAEKHVTQRLQPERGSPKKCEAEEAEPPAATQPQTSETQTSHLPESERIHHTVEEKEEVTMDTSENRPENEVPEPPVPIADQVSNDDRPEGSAEDEEKKESLLPKSFKRKISVVSTKGVPAGNSDTEGGQPGRKRRWGASTATTQKKPSISITTESLKEAIVDLHADDSRISEDETERNGDDGTHDKGLKICRTVTQVVPAEGQENGQREEEEEEKESEAEPPIPPQVSVEVALPPPVEHEVKKVTLGDTLTRRSISQQKSGVSITIDDPVRTAQVPSPPRGKISNIVHISNLVRPFTLGQLKELLGRTGTLVEEAFWIDKIKSHCFVTYSTVEEAVATRTALHGVKWPQSNPKFLCADYAEQEELDYHRGLLVDRPSETKTEEQGVPRPLHPPPPPPAQPPQHPRAEQREQERAVREQWAEREREMERRERTRSEREWDRDKVREGPRSRSRSRDRRRKERAKSKEKKSEKKEKAQEEPPAKLLDDLFRKTKAAPCIYWLPLTDSQIVQKEAERAERAKEREKRRKEQEEEEQKEREKEAERERNRQLEREKRREHSRERDRERERERERDRGDRDRDRERDRERGRERDRRDTKRHSRSRSRSTPVRDRGGRR; this comes from the exons ATGTTGAGACGGAAATACCCGAGCAATTCCGGAGGAACCCGAGGAGTTCTGAGTGGTAATCGAGGGGTTGACTATGGCAGTGGGCGGGGTCAGCTCGGTACGTTCGAAGGGCGTTGGCGGAAATTACCGAAGATGCCCGAAGCCGTCGGGACGGACCCGAGTACCTCACGCAAGATGGCGGAGCTGGAGGAGGTGACTCTGGACGGGAAGCCTCTTCAGGCGCTGCGGGTGACCGACCTGAAGGCCGCACTGGAGCAGCGAGGCCTAGCCAAGAGCGGGCAGAAGAGTGCCCTGGTCAAGCGGCTCAAAGGG GCTCTAATGCTAGAAAATTTGCAGAAACACTCAACACCCCATGCTGCATTCCAGCCAAATTCCCAG ATTGGCGAGGAAATGAGCCAGAACAGTTTCATAAAGCAGTATCTGGAAAAGCAGCAGGAGCTACTTAGGCAGCGTCTGGAACGTGAAGCCCGAGAAGCTGCAGAACTTGAAG AAGCTTCAGCTGAGTCGGAGGACGAGATGATCCATCCTGAGGGAGTGGCTTCCCTGCTGCCTCCTGACTTTCAGAGCAGCCTGGAGAGACCAGAGCTGGAGCTCAGCAGACATTCACCCA GAAAAAGCTCCtctatttctgaagaaaaaggtGAATCTGATGATGATAAaccaaggaaaggagaaagacgATCATCCAGGGTCAGACAG gcaagAGCAGCTAAACTCTCTGAGTGCAGCCAGGctgctgaggaggaagaggaccaAGAGGCACCTTCCAGAAATCTACGGGTCAGAGCAGATCGAAATTTGAAAacggaggaggaagaagaagaggaggaggaagaggaggaagatgaggaagaggaagaagatgatgaGGGACAAAAATCTAGGGATGTACCAGTCCTGAAACAGtttgaggaaacagaagagagggaagagatacCCAGAGCAAAACCAGAGGAGGTGATAGAGGAGAGATCCCGAACCATAAGATTCCAGGAACAGGAGGGgttagagagaggagggagagttACAAGGTCCCAGGAGGAGGCCAGAAGAAGTCATATGGCCAGACATCAGCAggagaaagagatgaaaacagtttcttctcttgaggaggaagaaaaggaagtaaaaattttaaaaggcttcGAGGAAAAATCAaaatccccttcccctcctcgaCTGACTGAAGATCTGGAGAAGGCCCCTCTTGTGCTACAACCAGAGCAAAATGCCAGTGAGGAGGAAACTCCCCCACCTTTACTTACCAAGGAAGCATCTTCTCCACCATCTAATACACAACTCCAGagtgaagaagaaatagagcCCATGGAAGGCCCAGCTCCTCCTGTCCTCATTCAGCTGTCTCCTCATAATACAGATGCTGAGGCCAGGGAGCTATTAATATCTCAGCATACTGTCCAGTTGGTGGGAGGCCTGTCTCCTTTGTCCAGTCTTGCAGACACCAAAGCAGAATCTCTAGCAGAGAAAGTGCCAGAGGAGAGTGTCCTGCCTCTAGTTCAGAAAAGCACACTAGCTGAATGCTCAACCCAGAAGGGTCTTGAAACTGAGTCAGAAAAATCTGCTCAACCACTCCCTCTAAAAATTGAGGAATTAGCACCGGCCAAAGGGATCACTGAGGAATCTCTGAAACAGCTGTCTTTGGAACAGAAGGAAGGCAGAAGGGCTTCTCATACTCTTCTCCCAAGCCACAGATTGAAACAGTCAGCTGACTCATCCTCAAGCCGgtcctcctcttcatcctccagTTCTAGATCAAGATCCCGCTCTCCTGACAGCTCAGGCTCTCAATCTCACTCATCTCCAAGATCCAAGCAGAGAGATGGATCTCGGGCACGTACTCACACCAACCCTCGTGGTAGATCTGAGATGGACTCCAGATCAACGTCAGAGTCCAGGTCACGTTCCCGTTCCCGTTCCGCGTCAAGCAACAGCAGAAAA TCTCTGAGCCCTGGAGTCTCCAGAGACAGCAGCACCAGCTACACTGAAACCAAAGATCCCTCTTCTGGTCAGGAGGTTGCAACTCCACCAGTGCCACAACTGCAGGTCCTTGAGCCAAAGGAGAGGACTTCCACCTCATCCTCTATTCGAATGAGGCGTTTAAGCCAACCTGAGCCAGCCGAAAAGCATGTGACCCAGAGGTTACAACCTGAGCGG GGGAGCCCAAAGAAGTGTGAAGCTGAAGAGGCAGAGCCACCAGCTGCCACACAGCCCCAAACCTCAGAGACCCAGACTTCTCACCTACCAGAATCAGAAAGGATTCATCACACTGT tgaggagaaggaggaagtgaCCATGGACACAAGTGAAAACAGACCTGAAAATGAGGTTCCAGAACCCCCCGTGCCTATTGCAGACCAAGTCAGCAATGATGACCGCCCAGAGGGCAGTGCCGAAgatgaggagaagaaagag AGCTTGCTGCCCAAATCATTCAAGAGGAAGATCTCCGTTGTCT CTACCAAGGGGGTGCCAGCTGGAAACAGTGACACAGAGGGGGGCCAGCCTGGTCGGAAGCGGCGTTGGGGAGCCAGCACAGCCACCACACAGAAGAAGCCCTCCATCAGTATCACCACTGAATCACTCAAG GAGGCTATTGTGGATCTTCATGCTGATGACTCCCGAATCTCTGAGGATGAGACAGAGCGTAATGGTGACGATGGGACACATGACAAGGGGCTGAAAATATGCCGGACTGTCACCCAG GTAGTACCTGCCGAAGGCCAAGAGAatgggcagagggaagaagaggaagaagagaaggagtcGGAAGCAGAACCCCCTATACCTCCCCAGGTTTCAGTAGAGGTGGCCTTGCCCCCTCCTGTGGAGCACGAAGTAAAGAAAG TGACTTTAGGAGATACCTTAACTCGACGTTCCATTAGCCAGCAAAAGTCTGGAGTTTCCATTACAATTGATGACCCAGTCCGAACTGCtcaggtgccctccccaccccggggCAAGATCAGTAACATCGTCCACATCTCCAATTTG GTGCGTCCCTTTACTTTAGGCCAACTAAAGGAATTGTTGGGACGGACAGGAACTCTGGTGGAAGAGGCCTTCTGGATTGACAAGATCAAATCTCACTGCTTCGTAACG TACTCAACAGTAGAGGAAGCAGTTGCCACCCGCACAGCTCTACATGGGGTCAAGTGGCCCCAGTCCAACCCCAAATTCCTTTGTGCTGACTATGCTGAGCAAGAGGAG CTGGATTATCACCGGGGCCTCTTGGTGGACCGTCCCTCTGAAACTAAGACAGAGGAGCAGGGGGTACCACGGCccctgcaccccccgcccccacccccagcccagccaccaCAGCATCCCCGGGCAGAACAGCGGGAGCAGGAGAGGGCGGTGCGGGAACAGTGGGCAGAGCGGGAACGGGAAATGGAGCGGCGGGAGCGAACTCGATCAGAGCGTGAATGGGATCGGGACAAAGTTCGAGAAGGGCCCCGCTCCCGATCACGGTCCCGTGACCGCCGCCGCAAGGAACGTGCGAAGTctaaagaaaagaagagtgagAAGAAAG AGAAAGCTCAGGAGGAACCACCTGCCAAGCTGCTGGATGACCTTTTCCGTAAAACCAAGGCAGCTCCCTGCATCTATTGGCTCCCGCTGACTGACAGCCAG ATTGTTCAGAAGGAGGCAGAGCGGGCCGAACGGGCCAAGGAGCGGGAGAAGCGGCGAAAGGAGcaagaggaggaagagcaaaAGGAGCGGGAGAAGGAAGCAGAGCGGGAAAGGAACCGACAGCTGGAGCGGGAGAAGCGTCGAGAgcacagcagagagagggacagggaaagagagagggaaagggagcgTGACAGGGGTGATAGAGATCGGGATAGGGAGAGGGACCGGGAgcgaggcagggagagggaccgCAGAGACACCAAGCGCCACAGCAGGAGCCGGAGTCGGAGCACACCTGTGCGGGACCGGGGCGGGCGCCGTTAG
- the ACIN1 gene encoding apoptotic chromatin condensation inducer in the nucleus isoform X10, which translates to MLSESKEGEEKEEVTMDTSENRPENEVPEPPVPIADQVSNDDRPEGSAEDEEKKESLLPKSFKRKISVVSATKGVPAGNSDTEGGQPGRKRRWGASTATTQKKPSISITTESLKSLIPDIKPLAGQEAIVDLHADDSRISEDETERNGDDGTHDKGLKICRTVTQVVPAEGQENGQREEEEEEKESEAEPPIPPQVSVEVALPPPVEHEVKKVTLGDTLTRRSISQQKSGVSITIDDPVRTAQVPSPPRGKISNIVHISNLVRPFTLGQLKELLGRTGTLVEEAFWIDKIKSHCFVTYSTVEEAVATRTALHGVKWPQSNPKFLCADYAEQEELDYHRGLLVDRPSETKTEEQGVPRPLHPPPPPPAQPPQHPRAEQREQERAVREQWAEREREMERRERTRSEREWDRDKVREGPRSRSRSRDRRRKERAKSKEKKSEKKEKAQEEPPAKLLDDLFRKTKAAPCIYWLPLTDSQIVQKEAERAERAKEREKRRKEQEEEEQKEREKEAERERNRQLEREKRREHSRERDRERERERERDRGDRDRDRERDRERGRERDRRDTKRHSRSRSRSTPVRDRGGRR; encoded by the exons atgttatcaGAAAGCAAAGAAGG tgaggagaaggaggaagtgaCCATGGACACAAGTGAAAACAGACCTGAAAATGAGGTTCCAGAACCCCCCGTGCCTATTGCAGACCAAGTCAGCAATGATGACCGCCCAGAGGGCAGTGCCGAAgatgaggagaagaaagag AGCTTGCTGCCCAAATCATTCAAGAGGAAGATCTCCGTTGTCT CAGCTACCAAGGGGGTGCCAGCTGGAAACAGTGACACAGAGGGGGGCCAGCCTGGTCGGAAGCGGCGTTGGGGAGCCAGCACAGCCACCACACAGAAGAAGCCCTCCATCAGTATCACCACTGAATCACTCAAG AGCCTCATCCCCGACATCAAACCCCTGGCGGGGCAGGAGGCTATTGTGGATCTTCATGCTGATGACTCCCGAATCTCTGAGGATGAGACAGAGCGTAATGGTGACGATGGGACACATGACAAGGGGCTGAAAATATGCCGGACTGTCACCCAG GTAGTACCTGCCGAAGGCCAAGAGAatgggcagagggaagaagaggaagaagagaaggagtcGGAAGCAGAACCCCCTATACCTCCCCAGGTTTCAGTAGAGGTGGCCTTGCCCCCTCCTGTGGAGCACGAAGTAAAGAAAG TGACTTTAGGAGATACCTTAACTCGACGTTCCATTAGCCAGCAAAAGTCTGGAGTTTCCATTACAATTGATGACCCAGTCCGAACTGCtcaggtgccctccccaccccggggCAAGATCAGTAACATCGTCCACATCTCCAATTTG GTGCGTCCCTTTACTTTAGGCCAACTAAAGGAATTGTTGGGACGGACAGGAACTCTGGTGGAAGAGGCCTTCTGGATTGACAAGATCAAATCTCACTGCTTCGTAACG TACTCAACAGTAGAGGAAGCAGTTGCCACCCGCACAGCTCTACATGGGGTCAAGTGGCCCCAGTCCAACCCCAAATTCCTTTGTGCTGACTATGCTGAGCAAGAGGAG CTGGATTATCACCGGGGCCTCTTGGTGGACCGTCCCTCTGAAACTAAGACAGAGGAGCAGGGGGTACCACGGCccctgcaccccccgcccccacccccagcccagccaccaCAGCATCCCCGGGCAGAACAGCGGGAGCAGGAGAGGGCGGTGCGGGAACAGTGGGCAGAGCGGGAACGGGAAATGGAGCGGCGGGAGCGAACTCGATCAGAGCGTGAATGGGATCGGGACAAAGTTCGAGAAGGGCCCCGCTCCCGATCACGGTCCCGTGACCGCCGCCGCAAGGAACGTGCGAAGTctaaagaaaagaagagtgagAAGAAAG AGAAAGCTCAGGAGGAACCACCTGCCAAGCTGCTGGATGACCTTTTCCGTAAAACCAAGGCAGCTCCCTGCATCTATTGGCTCCCGCTGACTGACAGCCAG ATTGTTCAGAAGGAGGCAGAGCGGGCCGAACGGGCCAAGGAGCGGGAGAAGCGGCGAAAGGAGcaagaggaggaagagcaaaAGGAGCGGGAGAAGGAAGCAGAGCGGGAAAGGAACCGACAGCTGGAGCGGGAGAAGCGTCGAGAgcacagcagagagagggacagggaaagagagagggaaagggagcgTGACAGGGGTGATAGAGATCGGGATAGGGAGAGGGACCGGGAgcgaggcagggagagggaccgCAGAGACACCAAGCGCCACAGCAGGAGCCGGAGTCGGAGCACACCTGTGCGGGACCGGGGCGGGCGCCGTTAG